One part of the Alligator mississippiensis isolate rAllMis1 chromosome 3, rAllMis1, whole genome shotgun sequence genome encodes these proteins:
- the LOC102561209 gene encoding betaine--homocysteine S-methyltransferase 1 — protein sequence MAAVGGTPKPPKKGILERLDSGEIVIGDGGFVIALEKRGYVKAGPWTPEAAVEHPEAVRQLHREFLRAGSNVLQTFTFYASEDKLKNRGNYVSDKISGQKVNEAACDIAQEVSQEGDALVAGGVSQTPSYLSCKDKAEVKAIFQKQLEVFVKKNVDFLIAEYFEHVEEASWAVEVLKESGKPVAVSLCIGPEGDMHGIPPGECAVQLVKAGASIVGVNCHFDPETCLKTVKLMKEGLQAAKLKAHLMSQPLAFHTPDCGKQGFIDLPEFPFGLEPRVLTRWDVQKYAREAYNLGIRYIGGCCGFEPYHIRAIAEELAPERGFLPEASEKHGSWGSGLSMHTKPWVRARARKEYWENLLPASGRPYCPSVSKPDAWGVTKGAAELMQQKEATTEQQLKELFEKQKFKSSMVA from the exons gGTATCCTAGAGCGTCTAGATTCTGGAGAAATTGTGATTGGAGATGGAGGATTTGTCATTGCCCTTGAAAAGAGGGGTTATGTAAAAGCTGGGCCTTGGACTCCAGAAGCTGCAGTAGAACACCCAGAAGCAG TCCGCCAGCTTCACCGGGAGTTCCTCAGAGCTGGATCAAATGTTTTGCAGACATTCACCTTTTATGCCAGTGAAGACAAACTAAAGAACCGGGGAAACTATGTATCTGACAAAATATCT GGCCAGAAAGTAAATGAAGCTGCTTGTGACATTGCACAAGAAGTATCCCAAGAAGGAGATGCTTTGGTGGCAGGAGGAGTCAGTCAGACACCATCTTACCTCAGCTGCAAGGATAAAGCAGAGGTTAAAGCAATTTTCCAAAAGCAGCTAGAGGTCTTTGTTAAAAAGAATGTGGACTTCTTAATTGCAGAG TATTTTGAACATGTTGAAGAAGCTTCCTGGGCAGTTGAAGTCTTAAAAGAATCTGGGAAGCCAGTTGCAGTTTCTTTGTGCATTGGTCCAGAGGGAGATATGCATGGTATACCTCCTGGAGAATGTGCTGTCCAGCTGGTAAAGGCAG GTGCTTCTATTGTTGGGGTGAACTGCCATTTTGACCCAGAGACTTGCCTAAAAACTGTGAAGCTCATGAAAGAGGGCTTACAGGCTGCTAAGCTGAAAGCACACCTGATGTCTCAACCACTTGCTTTCCATACCCCTGATTGTGGGAAGCAGGGTTTTATTGATCTTCCAGAATTTCCTTTCG gtctggaaccaagagttcttaCTAGATGGGATGTTCAAAAATATGCGAGAGAGGCCTATAACTTGGGAATCCGGTACATTGGAGGCTGCTGTGGATTTGAGCCCTATCACATCAGAGCAATAGCTGAGgagctggcccctgaaagaggatTTTTGCCAGAGGCTTCTGAGAAACATGGTAGCTGGGGAAGTGGTTTGAGCATGCATACTAAACCTTGGGTCAGAGcaag GgccagaaaagagtactgggagaatctgctgcctgcttcaggcaggCCATACTGTCCTTCAGTGTCAAAACCAGATGCCTGGGGAGTGACAAAAGGAGCTGCAGAGCTAATGCAACAGAAAGAGGCAACAACTGAACAACAGCTGAAAGAGCTCTTTGAGAAACAGAAGTTCAAATCCAGTATGGTTGCCTAA